A region of the Zhihengliuella halotolerans genome:
TCCAGCCCTTGTTTCCACCATAGGCCGGGGCGCGCACGGCGGGAACCCCGCGGGCGAAGCTACCCGACGGTTTCGGCGTCGAGGTTCATCAGCTCGGGGAAGTGCTCCTGCAGCTGCTCCTCGGTCAGGCACTTCTGGAGGAGCTTCTCCGCGTGGTCCTCGTCGGAGACGAAGGCGACCAGGTGCAGCCGCTTGCGGTCCAGTTCCTGCCGCACCCCGATCACCGCGGCGATGAGCGTGCGGTAATACTGCCGCACGGTGTTCTCCCAGCCGTGCTCGGCCGCGGCCTGGTTCAGCCGCTCGTTCCAGGCCTCGACATGGTCGTCGTCGAAGAGATCCATCGAGCACCAGTGCCACGAGCTCGCATCCCAGCGCCGCGAGTAGAACCCGCCGCCCTCCTCCACCGGAGCGTCCAGCGGATCCAGTACGACGTCGTCGTCCTCCACTGCTTCCCGCGCGTCCTCCGCGTCGGAGAGATCGTCCACCTTCAGCAGGTCGGTGTCCTCGGCGTCGACGGGTTCGCCCGCCGCGTCAGTCTCGTCCTCGTCCGTCGTCTCATCAGCATCGGCCACCGGGTCGGCGACAACCGGGTCGGTGTCGATGCCGGCCGCCAGCTCCTGATCGTAGGCCCGCAGCTGGCGCTCCTCGTCGCTGAGGTCGCGGTCGAGCGCCTGCTCCGAGTTGAGGGCGAGCACGGGCAACCGCAACGGCTCGTCAGCAGCGACATCAGCGGCATCGGGCGCGGTGGCGGTGACCTCCAGCGCCAGACCGTAGAACGTCTGTCCGGGGTGCTCCGAGACCACTTCCCGCGCAATCCTGACCGCGGCGGAACGGATCTCGCGTTCGAGGAGATTCCAGTCGAGTTCCATAACCAGACATTACCGCCGTCCGGTGTGACTTGACACTCATTTGGGCCAGATTAACCGAAAAGTATTCTTATCCGGCCCCGGAACGACCTCAGCCGGCGAAGACCTCGCTCACCCTGGAGACCAGCTCGTAGAGGCCCAGCCAGACGAACAGCACGGCGGTGATGACCAGCGCCGTGTTGGTGTACCACCGGTTCCGCCATTCGGCGGGGATCCCCCACCGGGTGCCGTTGAGCAGCGGCAGCAGGGTGATCGCGAGGAACGGCATGAACAGCGAACCCATGACGCCGTAGGCGAGCACGAGTCCGATCGGCTTGCCGAGCATGAGCAGCAGCATCGGCGGGAACGTCAGCCAGACCAGGTAGAAGCGGAAGTACTTCCCGTGGGCTTTGGCGTCCGAGTGGTCCGAGCCTTTGCCGCGGAAGTTGGCCCAGAAGTCGGCGAACATGAGCGAGACGCCGTTCCAGACGCCGAGCATCGAGGAGAACGCCGCCGCGAAGAAACCGATGAGGAAGACCTTGGAGATCACGACGCCGTACTCCACCTCGAGCACGTTCGTCAGGTCCAGCAGCCCCTGGTCACCGGAGGATACGGCGACGCCGGCCGCGCGAACGACCTCGGCGCCGACGATCATCATCGCGAGGACGAAGATGCCCGTCATGACGTAGGCCATCGTGTTGTCCAGGCGCATCACGCGCATGAACTTCGGCTGGTACCAGCCCTTCTCCCGCAGCCAGTAGCCGTACGCGGCCAGGGTGATCGTGCCGCCGACGCCGCCGGCGAGCGCGAGCGTGTAGAGCATCCCGCCCTCGGGCAGCAGCGGGACGAAGCCGGTGAACATCTCCGGGATGTTGGGCGTTGCGATCACGGCCAGGCCGACGATCGTGAAGAACATGATGCCGACGAGGATCGCGGTGATCTTCTCGAAGACGGAGTACCGGTTCATCCAGACCAGCCCGAAGCCGAGCAGCGCGGTGCCGATCGCGAAGACCCACAGCGGCACGGCCGGGAAGAGCGCGGCCAGCGGCAGCGCCGTCGACGACATGGCCGACGCCCCGTACACGAAGCCCCAGATCACGATGTAGGGACCGAAATACCAGAGCGGCCAGCGGCCCAGCTTGCGCCAGCCCTCGAGGATCGTGTTGCCGGTCGTGATGGAGTACCGTGCCGTGCCCTCGACGAGGACGATCTTCAGGATCACGCCGACGACGACGGCCCACAGCAGGCCGTAGCCGTAACGAGAGCCCGCGGCGAGCGTGGCGACCATGTCCGCGGCGCCGACGCCCGTGGCGGCGACGACGAGCCCGGGTCCGACGACCTTCCACTTCTTGGGCGGCTCGAGTTCGGAGGCGGGCGCGAAGCCGCCGGCCGGGGGCGGGGTTGCCGGCGTGCGGCCGGAGTGCGATTCGTTGCTCACAGGTGGAGGTGCCTTCCTGGGTTGCTGTCCGACGCGCACACGGCCCCCAAGCTGCACGTCGTCGTCTGCTGTGCTCTGCGCCACAGCATAGCCAGTGTCGCGGCTCTCACGGGAACCGCGCCGGGCCGATAGCCTAGGAGCGTGCCGCGGTTGCGGCGCGCTCACCCGTGACATCAAGGAACCTCGTTGACGAACGAATACCGCAAGCTGCCCACGGGCGCCTCCGTCGTGCAGAACCTGCCGTGGCGCTGGAACGTGCAGGGAAAGATCTTCCTGAT
Encoded here:
- a CDS encoding Nramp family divalent metal transporter; the encoded protein is MSNESHSGRTPATPPPAGGFAPASELEPPKKWKVVGPGLVVAATGVGAADMVATLAAGSRYGYGLLWAVVVGVILKIVLVEGTARYSITTGNTILEGWRKLGRWPLWYFGPYIVIWGFVYGASAMSSTALPLAALFPAVPLWVFAIGTALLGFGLVWMNRYSVFEKITAILVGIMFFTIVGLAVIATPNIPEMFTGFVPLLPEGGMLYTLALAGGVGGTITLAAYGYWLREKGWYQPKFMRVMRLDNTMAYVMTGIFVLAMMIVGAEVVRAAGVAVSSGDQGLLDLTNVLEVEYGVVISKVFLIGFFAAAFSSMLGVWNGVSLMFADFWANFRGKGSDHSDAKAHGKYFRFYLVWLTFPPMLLLMLGKPIGLVLAYGVMGSLFMPFLAITLLPLLNGTRWGIPAEWRNRWYTNTALVITAVLFVWLGLYELVSRVSEVFAG